In Chloracidobacterium sp., one genomic interval encodes:
- a CDS encoding polyphosphate kinase 2 family protein: MKTDQFLVPENTKLDLKDYKTDFTAGYHDKSEAVEALEDNVAKLSKLQDALYAEGKQALLVVLQAMDAAGKDSTIEHVMSGVNPQGCQVVSFKQPSAEDLAHDFLWRCQKALPERGKIGIFNRSHYEEVLVVRVHPSILAGQALPADVISDKDIWKKRYESIRRWEEHLGENGVRIIKFFLHVSKDEQKKRFLKRIDQPEKNWKFSMGDVRERALWDEYMKCYTEAIAATSTKDAPWYIIPADTKWFTRLAVSEIIVKTLEKLDPQYPKMSDEQRAGLAEAKKALENE, encoded by the coding sequence ATGAAGACCGATCAATTCCTCGTACCGGAAAATACGAAGCTCGACCTGAAAGACTACAAGACCGACTTTACCGCCGGTTATCACGACAAAAGTGAGGCTGTAGAGGCGCTTGAGGATAATGTGGCAAAGCTTAGCAAGCTGCAGGACGCCCTTTATGCCGAGGGCAAACAGGCACTGCTCGTCGTACTGCAAGCGATGGATGCCGCCGGCAAGGACAGCACCATCGAGCATGTGATGAGCGGCGTCAATCCGCAAGGCTGTCAGGTCGTCTCATTCAAACAGCCGTCGGCAGAGGACCTCGCACACGACTTTCTTTGGCGCTGTCAAAAGGCACTGCCCGAACGCGGCAAGATCGGTATCTTCAACCGCTCGCATTATGAAGAAGTTCTCGTTGTGCGTGTGCATCCTAGTATTCTTGCGGGCCAGGCTCTGCCCGCCGATGTCATTTCGGATAAGGACATTTGGAAGAAGCGCTACGAGAGCATACGCAGATGGGAAGAACACCTTGGCGAGAACGGCGTCCGAATTATCAAATTCTTTCTTCACGTCTCAAAGGACGAGCAGAAGAAACGCTTTCTAAAACGCATCGATCAGCCGGAGAAGAACTGGAAATTCTCGATGGGCGACGTGCGCGAACGCGCCCTTTGGGACGAATATATGAAGTGCTACACCGAGGCGATCGCGGCAACTTCGACCAAGGACGCGCCGTGGTACATCATACCTGCGGATACAAAGTGGTTCACGCGGCTTGCCGTGTCCGAGATCATCGTAAAAACGCTTGAGAAACTCGACCCGCAATATCCTAAGATGAGCGATGAGCAGCGTGCCGGATTGGCCGAGGCTAAAAAGGCGCTCGAGAACGAATAG
- a CDS encoding HAD family hydrolase — protein MRTVFLFDVDNTLLDNDRVTQDLRHYLDKEVGTKRSTLYWEIFEELRTELGYADYLGALQRYRMAHHYDSHLLAVSTYLINYPFANRLFPNSLDVIDRCRTLGKTVILTDGDVVFQPRKVERSGLYDAVAGNILIYIHKEKELADVERRYPADRYVVVDDKIRILAAIKEIWAERVRTVFVRQGHYAHDAELVAKYPPADLTVERIGDLLSIDEL, from the coding sequence ATGAGAACCGTTTTTCTATTTGACGTTGACAACACGCTGCTCGACAACGACCGCGTTACGCAGGACCTGCGGCATTATCTGGATAAAGAGGTCGGAACAAAGCGAAGTACTCTTTACTGGGAGATATTCGAGGAGCTGCGAACCGAGCTTGGCTATGCCGACTACCTCGGGGCACTCCAACGCTATCGGATGGCCCATCATTATGACTCGCACCTGCTTGCCGTCTCGACGTATCTGATCAACTATCCGTTCGCCAACCGCCTCTTTCCAAATTCGCTCGATGTCATCGATCGCTGCCGTACGCTTGGCAAGACGGTGATCCTGACGGATGGCGACGTTGTCTTTCAGCCGCGTAAGGTCGAACGCTCGGGCCTCTATGATGCCGTTGCCGGCAACATTCTGATCTACATACACAAGGAAAAAGAGCTTGCAGATGTCGAAAGGCGGTATCCTGCCGACCGCTATGTGGTCGTGGATGACAAGATACGCATCCTCGCTGCGATAAAAGAGATCTGGGCCGAACGCGTCCGTACTGTATTTGTACGGCAGGGCCACTACGCGCACGACGCCGAGCTTGTGGCAAAATATCCGCCCGCGGACCTTACCGTTGAGCGGATCGGCGACCTTCTTTCGATAGACGAGCTTTGA
- a CDS encoding VWA domain-containing protein: MSRPADGSAGRKIGGLAKSLSALPSEQKRAAVEISAALAAVSLRLSREFVEAVPAAAEILSADELRVWAELGRKLGMTNLETGIAFFAEGAGALAGMSCAARSFVLQTAMKQLVLSSSTAVETVRLAPKAAAALRDTTLAERFFKLGLTIANRSAKHSADFLNQCEPVAAALEPFGERRSEVAESILTLGMQFAERTGGMAADLWAELPETLSRIDADQAVKLTAQAGDMLDLGGSVTLHFVRSGGRLLSIQPRAFDRWVTIIRALAGAGNSVLIAFLRSTPGVVSSVVRERPAEADANVAKVFENIGKIAARDAESALAAFRASADALAHVSADQFEAWVDKGLAEQAEASQKSRRSYFALETRESNEHLRRTRLGLSLDSVRNVLRLYVEALTGREVEIEPFTALSQETRIGDGKTIFLPAAISEFDSDETDFRLFKVLAAHGAGQIEFGTFAVDTPELKAAFRELKQLYAATAEQLDAFSLSGYIDDVRNGEAARPYDAFPASAAVLPEGSDHRAVIGAFPEPRLARKIFGTMENARIDHELRRSYRGLRKDLDLMQRYLRENRPYIFDVPAAQVPFELLFQITLCGGATDDARKFYGQAAAEIEAVIERYLRDMRRDSTVADSLLATSRVYNLFQNISPEQTQESASDESDDDSDFAYDDKDAAESVTEDQVKRERERTAHDVSELFNAWNSTDDEGEPDDLSGAEAWAHAEIPEVPLEPDDVAFAYDEWDREIGDYRVGWSRVIEKKVRRGDRTFVELTRSRYRGVISSIRHQFQLMKPENLARIHHELDGEDYDLNALVDLVIDRKADGRQAENIYIKRLRKQRDVAVSILLDQSSSTARTITRNPLQPYTHPGRRIIEIEKEGLVLMSEALESVGDIYSIYGFTSEGRRNVKFFIIKDFDEKYSSEIEQRIGGITFQNNTRLGAAIRHAAHKLLRRSSRTKLLIILTDGRPYDHDYGDARYAREDVREALTEAKTGGITPFCITIDRESEAELRNLYGNVGYTIIDDVLSLPERMPNIYRRLTS; encoded by the coding sequence ATGTCAAGACCTGCGGACGGCTCGGCCGGGCGAAAGATCGGCGGGCTAGCCAAAAGCCTCAGTGCTCTGCCGTCAGAACAAAAGCGTGCTGCTGTCGAGATCAGCGCGGCTCTTGCCGCCGTGAGCCTGCGCCTCAGCCGTGAATTTGTCGAGGCTGTGCCTGCGGCGGCTGAGATCCTCTCAGCGGATGAACTGCGCGTATGGGCCGAGCTGGGACGCAAACTCGGCATGACCAACCTCGAAACAGGAATCGCCTTTTTTGCCGAAGGTGCCGGAGCTTTAGCCGGTATGAGCTGTGCCGCGCGCTCCTTTGTCCTTCAGACAGCAATGAAGCAGCTTGTGCTTTCAAGCTCGACGGCGGTCGAGACAGTTCGGCTTGCACCAAAGGCGGCCGCGGCCCTTCGCGACACAACGCTTGCCGAACGCTTTTTCAAACTCGGCCTCACCATAGCTAACCGCTCGGCAAAGCACAGCGCCGATTTTCTCAACCAATGCGAACCCGTTGCCGCTGCACTCGAACCCTTCGGTGAGCGGCGGAGCGAAGTCGCCGAAAGTATTTTGACGCTCGGAATGCAGTTCGCTGAACGCACGGGCGGCATGGCGGCCGACCTTTGGGCCGAGCTGCCCGAAACGCTTTCACGCATCGATGCCGATCAAGCCGTAAAGTTGACGGCACAAGCGGGTGATATGCTTGACCTCGGCGGCAGCGTAACGCTGCACTTCGTACGTTCGGGCGGCCGGCTGCTTTCGATACAGCCGCGTGCGTTCGACCGCTGGGTAACGATCATTCGCGCACTTGCGGGCGCCGGCAATTCGGTGCTTATCGCATTTCTTCGTTCAACGCCGGGCGTCGTTTCCTCCGTGGTTCGCGAACGCCCCGCCGAGGCCGATGCGAATGTTGCAAAGGTATTTGAGAACATCGGAAAGATAGCGGCCCGAGATGCCGAGAGTGCTCTGGCCGCATTTCGTGCGAGTGCCGATGCGTTGGCTCATGTTTCTGCCGATCAGTTCGAAGCGTGGGTCGATAAGGGGCTTGCCGAACAGGCCGAGGCATCGCAAAAATCGCGCCGCAGCTACTTCGCCCTCGAAACTCGAGAATCAAATGAGCATCTGCGGCGCACTCGGCTCGGCCTTTCGCTCGACAGTGTACGCAACGTTCTGCGGCTCTATGTCGAGGCTCTGACGGGCCGCGAGGTCGAGATCGAACCGTTCACCGCACTCTCGCAGGAAACGCGCATCGGCGACGGCAAGACCATCTTTCTGCCTGCCGCGATCAGCGAATTCGACTCGGACGAGACTGACTTCCGCCTCTTCAAAGTGCTTGCCGCACACGGCGCGGGGCAGATCGAGTTCGGTACCTTTGCCGTCGATACGCCTGAGCTGAAAGCCGCATTTCGAGAGCTGAAACAGCTTTACGCAGCCACCGCCGAGCAGCTCGATGCCTTTTCGCTTTCAGGCTACATCGATGACGTGCGGAATGGCGAAGCAGCGAGGCCCTATGACGCCTTCCCGGCGTCGGCCGCCGTTCTGCCCGAGGGTTCGGATCATCGCGCGGTGATCGGGGCGTTTCCCGAACCGCGCCTTGCGCGAAAGATATTCGGCACAATGGAGAATGCGCGGATCGATCACGAGCTTCGCCGCTCATATCGCGGACTGCGAAAGGATCTCGACCTGATGCAGCGATACCTGCGCGAAAATCGGCCGTACATCTTCGACGTGCCTGCGGCACAAGTGCCGTTCGAGCTGCTTTTCCAGATAACGCTGTGCGGCGGTGCGACCGATGACGCACGCAAATTCTACGGCCAAGCGGCCGCCGAGATCGAGGCTGTGATCGAACGTTATCTGCGTGATATGCGGCGGGACTCGACCGTTGCCGACTCGCTGTTGGCAACCTCGCGCGTTTACAACCTCTTTCAGAATATTTCGCCCGAGCAAACACAGGAGTCCGCATCAGACGAGAGCGATGACGACTCTGACTTTGCATACGACGACAAGGATGCCGCGGAATCCGTAACCGAGGATCAGGTCAAGCGCGAGCGTGAACGCACTGCCCACGATGTCTCCGAGCTGTTCAACGCATGGAACAGCACTGATGACGAAGGCGAGCCTGACGACCTTTCGGGTGCCGAAGCGTGGGCGCACGCTGAGATACCCGAAGTGCCTCTCGAACCCGATGATGTCGCGTTCGCATACGACGAGTGGGATCGCGAGATCGGCGATTACCGCGTCGGCTGGAGCCGCGTCATCGAAAAGAAGGTAAGGCGCGGCGACCGCACTTTTGTTGAGCTGACGCGGTCTCGTTATCGCGGCGTGATATCGTCGATACGGCATCAGTTCCAACTGATGAAGCCCGAGAATCTGGCGCGCATTCATCACGAATTGGATGGCGAGGACTACGATCTGAATGCCCTTGTCGATCTCGTGATCGACAGAAAGGCGGACGGCAGGCAGGCGGAAAATATCTATATCAAGCGGCTTCGTAAGCAGCGTGATGTCGCCGTTTCGATACTGCTCGATCAATCATCATCGACGGCACGCACCATCACGCGAAACCCGCTCCAGCCCTATACGCATCCCGGCCGCCGCATCATCGAGATCGAAAAGGAAGGCCTCGTCCTAATGAGCGAAGCGCTCGAGTCCGTAGGCGATATCTATTCGATATACGGCTTTACAAGCGAAGGCAGGCGAAACGTTAAGTTCTTTATAATAAAGGACTTTGACGAGAAGTATTCGTCCGAGATCGAGCAGCGTATCGGCGGCATCACCTTTCAGAACAACACGCGGCTCGGTGCCGCGATTCGCCATGCGGCCCACAAGCTGCTGCGGCGGTCATCGCGTACGAAGCTGCTTATCATCTTGACCGACGGGCGGCCTTACGATCATGATTACGGCGATGCGCGCTATGCCCGCGAGGACGTCAGGGAAGCATTGACCGAAGCGAAGACAGGCGGCATCACGCCCTTCTGCATCACGATAGACCGCGAATCCGAGGCCGAACTGCGTAACCTTTACGGCAACGTCGGCTACACGATCATCGATGATGTGCTCTCGCTACCTGAGCGTATGCCGAACATTTACCGCCGATTGACTAGCTGA
- a CDS encoding FHA domain-containing protein — translation MRDVTLYISSIDGERTYSLDDEVTIGRTDASTLILADGGLSRRNTTIFRDGEDILVVDEDSLNGTFLNGERLTGRARPLRDGDELKIGSDTHIRVAFTSAAAVHTAKHESAAEHSRPVQNAAAASAAKAPPTRSDDNSRYVILGSVVMIFVILAGAGIAFIAVSRKDGAGGGKQTPQIRSGLIPMRVIDPLGGEDEDDLDDLIASWEVEEKEIDASTVGDVSVGSSDAAESDLNVTAAFLADRQKKALEPRNAETGIRPAGLDPPKELFGDGVIKQKAKLREMNSTGYRQPMDFADLAAKRLDKELIEMPMATESFYLDVGGSASDGPFNSFTFQDGSQPLASGSPKFQALVNLAANFAGHQYDLNNASDRKQMRVRLLRMFNPRAKAILKEVADAYFAKYGRPLRVTSLTRSMDYQIALNANNPNSFKVRGEGSLPPHTSGCAFDLARKHMTADEQNFVMKRLAEMEDANKLDALIEYGANACFHVFIYSDGVPPKM, via the coding sequence ATGCGTGACGTAACGCTCTACATTTCGTCGATCGATGGCGAGCGAACATACAGCCTCGATGATGAGGTGACCATCGGCCGCACCGATGCCTCGACGCTGATCTTGGCGGACGGCGGGCTTTCACGGCGTAACACGACCATCTTTCGCGACGGTGAGGACATTCTCGTTGTCGATGAAGACTCGCTCAACGGTACCTTTCTAAACGGCGAACGCCTTACCGGCCGGGCACGCCCGCTCCGCGACGGCGACGAACTCAAGATCGGCAGCGATACGCATATTCGCGTCGCATTCACTTCAGCCGCAGCCGTTCATACCGCAAAACACGAGTCGGCGGCCGAGCATTCTCGGCCTGTACAAAATGCCGCCGCCGCTTCTGCGGCAAAGGCTCCGCCGACGCGTAGTGATGACAATTCGCGTTATGTGATCCTCGGATCTGTCGTGATGATCTTTGTCATACTTGCCGGAGCGGGCATTGCCTTCATAGCTGTCTCACGAAAAGATGGCGCCGGCGGCGGAAAACAAACGCCGCAGATACGCTCAGGCCTGATCCCTATGCGTGTCATTGACCCGCTCGGCGGCGAGGATGAAGACGACCTCGACGACCTCATCGCATCATGGGAAGTCGAGGAAAAGGAGATCGATGCTTCGACCGTCGGTGATGTCTCGGTCGGGAGCAGCGATGCTGCCGAATCAGACCTTAATGTAACAGCCGCGTTCCTCGCCGACCGGCAAAAGAAGGCACTCGAACCGCGAAATGCCGAGACAGGCATCCGCCCCGCAGGCCTCGACCCGCCAAAGGAACTCTTTGGCGACGGCGTGATAAAGCAAAAGGCGAAGCTGCGCGAGATGAATTCCACCGGTTATCGACAGCCCATGGACTTTGCCGACCTTGCGGCAAAGCGCCTCGACAAAGAGCTGATCGAGATGCCGATGGCCACGGAGAGCTTCTACCTTGACGTCGGCGGCAGTGCAAGCGACGGCCCTTTCAATTCGTTCACGTTCCAAGACGGCAGCCAGCCGCTCGCGTCCGGTTCGCCGAAATTTCAGGCTCTCGTAAATCTGGCCGCGAACTTTGCGGGCCATCAATACGACCTCAACAACGCGAGCGACCGCAAGCAGATGCGTGTGCGGCTTCTGCGTATGTTCAATCCGCGAGCAAAGGCCATCTTGAAAGAGGTTGCCGACGCCTACTTTGCAAAATACGGCCGCCCGCTGCGCGTAACCTCGCTGACACGCTCGATGGATTATCAGATAGCGCTGAATGCCAATAATCCGAACTCATTCAAGGTGCGCGGCGAAGGCAGCCTGCCGCCGCACACTTCCGGCTGTGCCTTTGACCTCGCCCGCAAACACATGACCGCCGATGAGCAGAACTTCGTTATGAAGAGACTCGCCGAAATGGAAGACGCGAATAAACTGGACGCACTCATCGAATACGGAGCCAACGCCTGCTTCCACGTCTTTATCTATTCTGACGGCGTGCCGCCGAAAATGTAG
- the lpxA gene encoding acyl-ACP--UDP-N-acetylglucosamine O-acyltransferase, whose amino-acid sequence MSAAIHPTAIVHPEAAIGSGCTIGPFCTVGADVALAEGVTLVSHVVIDGRTTIGKGTHIFPFASIGLAPQDLKYADEPTSTEIGERNQIREFVTIHRGTAGGGGVTRIGSDNLLMAQAHVAHDCRLGDGIIMANAATLAGHVEVGDRASIGAYSGVHQFCRMGIEAFVGGYSVVVKDAMPFATIQGNHAKCYGLNRVGAKRRGHSPEAIQNLNHAFHLLLNAKLNTTQAVERIKKEIAGSPEVDLLLDFIAASTRGVVK is encoded by the coding sequence ATGTCCGCCGCCATTCACCCGACAGCGATCGTTCACCCCGAAGCCGCGATCGGCAGCGGCTGCACCATCGGGCCATTCTGCACCGTCGGGGCGGACGTCGCTCTTGCAGAAGGCGTTACGCTCGTCTCGCACGTCGTCATCGACGGCAGGACGACGATCGGCAAGGGTACACATATCTTCCCTTTCGCATCGATAGGGCTTGCTCCGCAGGATCTGAAATACGCGGACGAGCCGACCTCGACCGAGATCGGCGAACGGAACCAGATACGCGAGTTTGTTACCATTCATCGAGGCACGGCGGGCGGCGGCGGCGTAACGCGAATCGGCAGCGACAACCTCTTGATGGCACAGGCACACGTAGCGCACGACTGCCGACTGGGCGACGGCATCATTATGGCGAATGCCGCCACGCTCGCAGGCCATGTCGAAGTGGGCGACCGTGCGAGCATCGGCGCGTATTCGGGCGTTCACCAATTCTGCCGTATGGGCATCGAGGCCTTTGTCGGCGGCTATTCGGTCGTCGTAAAGGATGCGATGCCGTTCGCTACCATCCAAGGCAACCACGCAAAATGCTACGGCCTTAACCGCGTCGGTGCGAAACGCCGTGGCCACTCGCCCGAGGCCATACAAAACCTGAACCACGCGTTCCACCTGCTGCTTAATGCCAAACTCAACACCACACAGGCCGTCGAACGCATCAAAAAGGAGATCGCCGGTTCGCCCGAGGTCGATCTGCTGCTTGATTTCATCGCGGCATCAACACGCGGCGTCGTCAAATAA